The DNA sequence CCTGATTTTACATATGAGAAACAGGAGAAAATTGCAGGAATACTGGATGCACTCGACAAAAAAATACAGCTTAACACAGAGATAAACAATAATTTAGTGGCTTAAAGGTCAATGTCGGACACATCAAGTTCCCCGGACATAAGTTTTGGCAACAATGCATCACGAAGCTCTGATAGGTTAATATTTTCTTTTTGATTTGAAAGTATTGTATCAAACAAGGGCCTGCATAGGGAATCAAAGTCCTGTAACACAAGTTCGGATGGGATCATTACCTGTATCTTGCCAAACTGTGTTTTATTTAAGTTGACTATTGTGCTACCACTTTGCCCAAGTTTGTTGATAGTATCGGCTAATGTTTGCATTAATAGGTAGATATAATATACAGAGATACCTTCTTTGGGAATTATTGAGTTAATCTGTTGATTAGATTGACTCTCTTCGGATACCAAAGTTACCAGACCGGCTGTCCCTATACAACTTACGCATACAGTATTAGGTGGAAGTGTTTTCTTCGGTTGAGAAGCAACACCTGCATCTGAAAGATAACGCTCGGTAGAAACAATATAAACGCAGCCATGCATATCAGGAATTGTTATGAATGGAGTATTACCACCATAATATTCACTTTTCTTGGTAGAGGGTGTTTTTCCACATATGATTTCAGTTCCGAGATCATCAATTGTACCATCTGACCAGTCATCTGGCTTCGTTCCGTCAAAA is a window from the Lachnospiraceae bacterium GAM79 genome containing:
- a CDS encoding restriction endonuclease subunit S yields the protein MGYVINNNLEQQAQAIYRSWFVNYEPFDGTKPDDWSDGTIDDLGTEIICGKTPSTKKSEYYGGNTPFITIPDMHGCVYIVSTERYLSDAGVASQPKKTLPPNTVCVSCIGTAGLVTLVSEESQSNQQINSIIPKEGISVYYIYLLMQTLADTINKLGQSGSTIVNLNKTQFGKIQVMIPSELVLQDFDSLCRPLFDTILSNQKENINLSELRDALLPKLMSGELDVSDIDL